From a region of the Chitinophaga caseinilytica genome:
- a CDS encoding RagB/SusD family nutrient uptake outer membrane protein — MHKNALFISLTAAAMLGTSCGKEFLNKVPQDAITPITFWKTEADAKAANIGCYSSLWDVSTEVLPYLDVLTPNAFNNYPWEGWKNISLSLHTPSDMGSMLSLYRGAYSGISACNVFLTNIDKVTMNDDRKNGMKGEAYFLRAYYYSLLVNYWGGVAMPLESPSIAQIDLKKSTRAEVYAQVEKDLLAATDLLPPTAAEPGRVTKGAAWGLLTRVYLYQEKWQATVDAAKKVMTMGYELYPSYRGLFLEANENNSEVIFDIQFLQPRYPTSWDIYLGIYDPLNAPGWSSIEPTQDLVNEYEMKDGSPYDATEAVRNPKNPNNENRDPRLDQTIFRRGKNYNGVPYPVDADGWPGVYTGYSFKKYTKYDNNTSLADAVGATGLSQINGIIIRYADILLMLAEAKNELSGPDAEVYGAINKVRARTTVEMPPLPASLTKEQMRLRIRHERRVEFAGEGLYYSDIRRWKIAETELNKTLVLNGSQMRGATEKRVFRKERDYLMPFPLNDIENAPNMKDQQNPGYN, encoded by the coding sequence ATGCATAAAAATGCCCTCTTCATATCACTGACCGCCGCAGCAATGCTCGGCACTTCCTGCGGGAAAGAATTCCTGAACAAAGTACCGCAAGACGCCATCACGCCCATCACTTTCTGGAAAACCGAAGCCGACGCCAAAGCGGCCAATATCGGTTGCTATTCCTCGCTGTGGGACGTTTCCACGGAAGTACTGCCCTACCTCGACGTGCTCACGCCCAATGCGTTCAACAACTATCCCTGGGAAGGCTGGAAGAATATTTCCCTCAGCCTGCATACGCCCAGCGATATGGGCAGTATGCTGTCGCTCTACCGGGGCGCCTATTCCGGTATTTCGGCCTGCAATGTTTTCCTCACCAATATCGACAAGGTGACGATGAACGACGACCGGAAGAACGGCATGAAAGGAGAAGCCTACTTCCTCCGGGCCTATTATTATTCGCTGCTGGTGAATTACTGGGGCGGAGTGGCCATGCCGCTGGAATCGCCCTCCATTGCACAGATCGACCTGAAAAAAAGCACCCGCGCGGAAGTATACGCACAGGTGGAAAAAGACCTCCTCGCCGCTACGGACCTGCTTCCTCCCACGGCCGCCGAGCCGGGGCGCGTAACGAAAGGCGCCGCCTGGGGCTTGCTGACGCGCGTCTACCTGTACCAGGAGAAATGGCAGGCAACCGTGGACGCCGCAAAAAAGGTGATGACGATGGGTTATGAGCTGTACCCCAGCTACCGCGGGCTTTTCCTGGAAGCGAACGAGAACAACAGCGAAGTGATTTTCGATATCCAGTTCCTCCAGCCCAGGTACCCCACGAGCTGGGACATCTACCTCGGCATCTACGACCCGCTCAACGCGCCGGGCTGGAGCTCCATCGAGCCCACGCAAGACCTCGTCAACGAATACGAAATGAAAGACGGCTCGCCGTATGACGCTACCGAAGCTGTCCGCAACCCGAAAAACCCCAACAACGAGAACCGGGACCCTCGGCTCGACCAGACCATCTTCCGCCGGGGCAAAAATTACAACGGCGTGCCCTACCCCGTGGATGCAGACGGCTGGCCGGGCGTTTACACTGGCTACAGCTTCAAAAAATACACGAAATACGACAACAATACCAGTCTGGCCGACGCAGTGGGTGCCACCGGGCTTTCTCAAATCAACGGGATCATTATCCGCTATGCCGACATCCTGTTGATGCTCGCCGAAGCGAAAAATGAATTGTCGGGCCCGGATGCCGAAGTATATGGCGCCATCAATAAGGTAAGGGCCCGCACAACCGTGGAAATGCCGCCCCTGCCTGCGAGCCTTACGAAAGAGCAGATGCGCCTGCGGATCCGGCACGAACGCCGCGTGGAGTTTGCCGGGGAAGGACTGTACTATTCCGACATCCGCCGCTGGAAGATCGCGGAAACGGAGCTGAACAAAACGCTGGTGCTGAATGGCTCGCAAATGCGCGGCGCCACGGAGAAACGGGTGTTCCGGAAGGAAAGGGATTATCTCATGCCGTTCCCGCTCAACGATATCGAAAACGCGCCCAATATGAAAGATCAGCAGAACCCTGGATATAATTAG
- a CDS encoding TonB-dependent receptor produces the protein MKNTGRALLIFFAIIANVYVAYGQSRTLSGTVSDNSNQPLPGVTVLINGRTGGAVTDATGKYTLQTDAAGTATIEFRLIGYATVSKPLGTAPTLNITMEPDVKGMNEVVVVGFGTRKRATLAGSVGLMKADAIAGRPITNASQALSGQVPGVWVNQTSGQPGADGASIRVRGIGTMGNSDALVLIDGVVGSLRSVNPADIESISVLKDASVAIYGSRAANGVILVQTKSGAKGRINLDFMTSYGKQKATKLPETPTNAVDYMELYNQALKNQNQPAYYSDAVINEYRNGKDPYLYPNTDWRDLVIGPAGIQSNQVSISGGENKTQFNVSLGYTDQDGIVRNGNAKLHNLRANVTTKVNDKLEVGLRTGMRYEKSRESHNGAGNLFTELNRTLPFYTPYASNGEYGGTWVRSINTQFRNPLVMTDEGKNETTRGFFNGNAFLNYEIIPGLKFNVTGGANYVTTDNQTFTPKVDIYNPKTLTVATTMNAGGAKALNSWEKTLYTTLFSSLTYNKTFAQDHDLTLMGIYSQEQSDTRSLGGSIMGFVNNRLTEINAGLETPLINGTTYGWALRSYIGRLNYSYKEKYLLEAIGRYDGTSRVSEGGRWGFFPSVLVGWRITKEAFMQDQKIFDELKLRASWGKSGNDQIGEYAYIETYKFSRFYPFGSQIFSGIAQRGIVDNSIKWEIGKKLNLGLDAGFLKNKLNVTFDWFRDNREGILYQLATLPDFLGVPEKPTMNLSSVKNTGWEFSAGYNDRIGEVDFSAGFNLTHVKNEITYIPAAQLGQNSNIAGHPVQSFYMWKALGIFQTQDEVDKSAKPTTGTVAPGDLKFEDISGPNGVPDGVIDLNDRQVVGKPLPTWTYGAYFTAGWKGFDARVNLQGIADVDSYVGGELFFPFLNGAGILSRWEKGNTWTPENPGAKLPRLLQYNASSTQNYSGNSFWLQDASYMRIKDIQIGYTLPQAWLKKAGIQGLRVYVDAQNAFTFSRFEGIDPERPLTNASSAQYPNVRIISGGINVKF, from the coding sequence ATGAAAAATACGGGAAGAGCACTACTCATCTTCTTCGCCATTATCGCCAACGTCTATGTAGCCTATGGTCAGTCCCGCACCCTGTCGGGCACGGTTTCAGACAACAGCAATCAGCCCTTGCCGGGGGTAACGGTATTAATAAATGGCCGAACTGGCGGGGCCGTCACCGATGCGACGGGAAAATACACGCTGCAGACAGACGCCGCCGGTACCGCGACGATCGAATTCAGGCTGATCGGTTATGCTACGGTCAGTAAACCCCTCGGCACCGCGCCCACCCTGAACATCACCATGGAGCCCGACGTAAAAGGCATGAACGAAGTGGTAGTGGTAGGTTTCGGCACCCGGAAACGCGCCACACTCGCGGGCTCCGTAGGCCTCATGAAAGCAGATGCCATCGCCGGAAGGCCGATCACCAACGCTTCGCAGGCGCTCTCCGGACAGGTACCCGGCGTTTGGGTGAACCAGACCAGCGGCCAGCCCGGGGCCGACGGCGCCAGCATCCGCGTGCGCGGCATCGGCACCATGGGCAATTCGGACGCGCTCGTGTTGATCGACGGCGTGGTGGGATCGCTGCGGAGCGTGAACCCGGCAGACATTGAGTCTATCTCCGTCCTCAAAGACGCGTCTGTAGCCATTTACGGCTCGCGTGCCGCCAACGGCGTCATCCTCGTTCAAACCAAAAGCGGGGCAAAAGGCAGGATCAACCTCGATTTCATGACCTCCTACGGCAAACAGAAAGCCACCAAATTGCCCGAAACGCCCACCAATGCGGTGGATTACATGGAGCTCTACAACCAGGCGCTCAAAAACCAGAACCAGCCCGCCTATTATTCCGATGCGGTGATCAACGAATACCGCAACGGAAAAGATCCCTATCTCTATCCCAACACCGATTGGCGCGACCTCGTGATCGGGCCCGCCGGCATACAATCCAACCAGGTAAGCATTTCCGGCGGTGAGAATAAAACGCAGTTCAACGTTTCCCTGGGGTATACCGACCAGGACGGCATCGTGCGGAACGGGAACGCTAAACTGCACAACCTCCGCGCCAACGTGACCACCAAAGTGAACGATAAACTGGAAGTAGGCCTCCGCACCGGGATGCGCTACGAAAAATCGCGGGAATCGCACAACGGCGCGGGCAACCTGTTCACCGAGCTGAACCGTACGCTGCCGTTCTACACGCCTTACGCCTCCAACGGGGAATACGGCGGTACCTGGGTGCGCTCCATCAACACCCAGTTCCGCAATCCGCTCGTCATGACCGACGAAGGGAAAAACGAAACCACGCGGGGATTCTTCAACGGCAACGCGTTCCTCAATTACGAGATCATCCCCGGACTGAAATTCAACGTCACCGGTGGGGCTAACTACGTTACGACCGACAACCAGACGTTTACGCCCAAAGTGGACATCTACAACCCGAAAACGCTGACAGTGGCCACCACCATGAACGCCGGCGGGGCCAAAGCCCTGAACAGCTGGGAGAAAACGCTGTACACCACGCTTTTCAGCAGCCTGACCTATAACAAAACCTTCGCGCAGGACCACGACCTGACGCTGATGGGAATTTACAGCCAGGAACAGAGCGATACGCGCAGCCTCGGCGGATCGATCATGGGTTTCGTGAATAACCGGCTGACGGAAATCAACGCCGGCCTGGAAACGCCGCTGATCAACGGAACTACCTATGGATGGGCGCTCCGCTCCTACATCGGCAGGCTCAATTATTCCTACAAAGAAAAATACCTGCTCGAAGCCATCGGGCGGTACGACGGTACTTCGCGCGTTTCGGAAGGCGGGCGCTGGGGCTTCTTCCCCTCCGTGCTCGTAGGCTGGCGCATCACGAAGGAAGCGTTCATGCAAGACCAGAAAATATTCGACGAACTGAAGTTGCGCGCTTCCTGGGGCAAATCCGGGAACGACCAGATCGGGGAATACGCTTATATCGAGACGTATAAATTTTCCCGCTTCTATCCCTTCGGCAGCCAGATATTTTCCGGCATCGCGCAACGGGGGATCGTGGACAATTCCATCAAATGGGAAATCGGCAAGAAACTGAACCTGGGGCTGGACGCAGGATTCCTCAAAAACAAGCTCAACGTGACGTTCGACTGGTTCCGCGACAACCGGGAAGGGATTTTATATCAACTGGCGACATTACCCGACTTCCTCGGCGTTCCCGAAAAACCGACCATGAACCTTTCCTCGGTTAAAAATACCGGTTGGGAATTTTCGGCCGGCTACAATGACAGGATCGGTGAAGTGGATTTCAGCGCAGGGTTCAACCTCACGCACGTCAAAAACGAGATCACCTACATTCCCGCAGCGCAATTGGGGCAGAACAGCAACATCGCCGGCCATCCGGTACAGTCGTTCTACATGTGGAAGGCGCTCGGCATTTTCCAGACGCAGGATGAAGTGGACAAAAGCGCAAAACCCACAACCGGCACCGTAGCCCCCGGCGACCTTAAATTCGAGGACATCAGCGGGCCGAACGGCGTGCCGGATGGGGTGATCGACCTCAACGACCGCCAGGTAGTGGGCAAGCCGCTCCCGACCTGGACGTACGGCGCGTATTTCACTGCCGGCTGGAAAGGTTTTGACGCCCGGGTGAACCTCCAGGGCATCGCTGACGTGGATTCTTACGTGGGCGGCGAGCTTTTCTTCCCATTCCTGAACGGCGCAGGCATTCTGAGCCGCTGGGAAAAAGGCAACACCTGGACGCCCGAAAACCCCGGCGCCAAACTGCCCCGCCTGTTGCAATACAACGCCTCCTCCACGCAGAATTACAGCGGCAACAGCTTCTGGCTGCAGGATGCTTCGTACATGCGGATCAAAGACATCCAGATCGGGTACACGCTGCCGCAGGCCTGGCTGAAGAAGGCAGGGATCCAGGGGCTGCGGGTGTATGTAGACGCGCAGAACGCCTTCACGTTCTCCCGTTTCGAAGGCATCGATCCGGAACGCCCGCTCACCAACGCATCATCCGCGCAATATCCTAACGTCAGGATCATTTCCGGCGGAATCAACGTTAAATTCTAA
- a CDS encoding PQQ-dependent sugar dehydrogenase: MNIYPTPLFLRALCVGGAVVIASCGQGTSGNTNQDSTAQPGSSDTTKMPPVETTAANTDYKPAFEGQTRIGGVKTQSPYEGKVLAEGLSKPWGITSLPDGRLLITEKTGTMRIASADGKLSDAITGIPAVNSNGQGGLLGLRVDPDFASNRMVYWVFSEQRPGGTLTAVAKGKLSADEKKIEGATVIYRATPEYDGTLHYGGRILIDKDGNLLVSTGERSDLATRPQAQDLKSGLGKIVRITKDGQPAAGNPFAGNSNARPELYSYGHRNVQGLAFHPVTGDLWETEFGPRGGDELNRVEAGKNYGWPTITYGLEYSGKKIGDSIQQKQGLEQPIYYWDPVLSPSGMTFYKGSDIPEWQNNLFIGGLSSTHIARIVIENNKVVGEERILAGEGQRFRDITQGNDGALYAVTDQGRLYRIAKK; encoded by the coding sequence ATGAATATCTATCCGACTCCCCTTTTCCTGCGCGCGCTTTGCGTAGGCGGAGCCGTGGTGATCGCATCCTGCGGCCAGGGCACTTCCGGGAACACGAACCAGGACAGCACCGCGCAACCTGGCTCGTCAGACACCACAAAAATGCCGCCCGTGGAAACCACGGCCGCCAACACCGATTATAAACCCGCATTCGAAGGCCAGACACGGATCGGCGGTGTAAAAACCCAATCGCCCTACGAAGGCAAAGTGCTGGCCGAAGGCCTCAGCAAACCCTGGGGCATCACTTCCCTGCCCGACGGGCGCCTGCTCATCACCGAAAAAACCGGTACCATGCGCATCGCATCCGCAGACGGGAAACTCAGCGACGCCATCACCGGCATCCCGGCCGTGAATTCCAACGGACAGGGCGGCCTGCTCGGCCTCCGCGTAGACCCCGACTTCGCCAGCAACCGCATGGTGTACTGGGTATTTTCCGAACAGCGCCCCGGCGGCACGCTCACCGCAGTAGCCAAAGGCAAACTGTCGGCCGACGAAAAGAAGATAGAAGGCGCCACCGTTATTTACCGCGCCACGCCTGAATACGACGGCACGCTCCACTACGGCGGCCGCATCCTTATCGACAAAGACGGCAATCTCCTCGTGAGCACCGGCGAACGCTCCGACCTGGCCACGCGCCCGCAGGCGCAGGACCTCAAATCCGGCCTGGGCAAGATCGTCCGCATCACGAAAGACGGACAGCCCGCAGCAGGCAATCCTTTCGCCGGCAACAGCAACGCCCGTCCCGAATTGTATTCTTACGGCCATCGAAATGTACAGGGACTCGCGTTCCACCCCGTTACCGGCGATCTTTGGGAAACCGAGTTCGGGCCCCGTGGCGGCGACGAGCTGAACCGCGTGGAAGCCGGCAAAAACTACGGATGGCCTACCATCACGTACGGCCTCGAATACAGCGGCAAAAAGATCGGAGACAGTATCCAGCAGAAGCAGGGCCTGGAGCAACCCATTTACTATTGGGACCCCGTGCTCTCTCCCAGCGGCATGACGTTCTATAAAGGCTCCGACATTCCCGAATGGCAGAACAACCTGTTCATCGGCGGCCTCAGCAGCACGCATATCGCGCGGATTGTTATCGAGAACAATAAAGTGGTGGGCGAAGAGCGCATCCTCGCAGGGGAAGGCCAGCGTTTCCGCGATATCACGCAAGGGAACGATGGCGCGCTGTATGCCGTAACCGACCAGGGACGGCTGTACCGCATCGCGAAGAAATAA
- a CDS encoding MFS transporter, which translates to MKRQTSDGLRLAIISSAIFLAVIDIFIVNVALPSIRAGLNGSDADMQLVIAMYLLGYASFLIVGGRLGDRFGKKRIFVWSMLLFTLASCFCGVAGTPLQLNIARFVQGVGAALLVPQSIALVHVLYPGHQERIRALGIYGTIAGAASVIGQFLGGIIPDLDTAVAGWRLIFLINLPIGLLAAALAWRKLPETPLAPRARFDVAGVALLTAGLMCLVFPLIQGRELGWPLWCIGMLGASAPILAAFIWLQRRKSEPLMQLRLFAIPDFRIALCATLCYFMVQDSYFLIHSVLLQTGRGLGATATGLLFVAQGVGYVLASMIAMRLLGKYGKKVLLAGVLLMIATLLMHMYLFAGERQGNTALLPVLFLYGMGCGTVLPSMLTMAMKSIPAELSGAASGTYSTIQQVAVALGVSICGGVFFSLLQAGHGYTQAYLPAMGLNILLLLLTGCCLYLLPDGDAQPVNSWH; encoded by the coding sequence ATGAAAAGACAGACATCAGACGGATTAAGGCTCGCCATCATTTCCTCGGCCATCTTCCTGGCCGTAATCGATATTTTCATCGTGAACGTGGCGCTGCCGTCTATCCGCGCCGGACTGAACGGCAGCGATGCAGACATGCAGCTCGTCATCGCCATGTATTTGCTGGGATACGCGTCGTTCCTCATTGTGGGCGGGCGGTTGGGCGACCGGTTCGGCAAGAAGCGCATCTTCGTATGGTCGATGCTCCTGTTCACGCTGGCGTCCTGCTTTTGCGGGGTCGCGGGCACGCCGTTGCAGCTCAACATCGCGCGGTTTGTGCAGGGCGTGGGCGCGGCGCTGCTCGTGCCGCAGAGTATCGCGCTCGTGCATGTGCTGTACCCCGGGCACCAGGAGCGCATCCGCGCACTGGGGATTTACGGGACCATCGCGGGAGCGGCTTCGGTGATCGGGCAGTTCCTGGGCGGGATCATCCCGGACCTGGATACCGCCGTGGCGGGATGGCGGCTCATCTTCCTGATCAATCTCCCCATCGGACTGCTGGCCGCGGCGCTGGCCTGGCGCAAACTCCCGGAAACGCCCCTCGCGCCCCGCGCCCGCTTCGACGTGGCGGGCGTAGCCCTGCTTACGGCGGGCCTGATGTGCCTCGTGTTCCCACTCATCCAGGGCCGGGAGCTCGGCTGGCCGCTGTGGTGCATCGGGATGCTGGGCGCTTCTGCCCCCATCCTGGCCGCGTTTATCTGGCTCCAGCGCAGGAAATCGGAGCCGCTCATGCAATTGCGCCTGTTCGCCATCCCCGATTTCCGGATCGCGCTGTGCGCTACGCTGTGTTATTTTATGGTACAGGACTCGTATTTCCTTATCCACTCCGTTTTGCTGCAAACCGGCCGGGGATTGGGCGCCACGGCAACCGGACTGCTGTTTGTGGCCCAGGGCGTCGGGTATGTGCTGGCTTCCATGATCGCCATGCGGCTATTGGGGAAATATGGTAAAAAGGTACTGCTGGCGGGCGTTTTGCTCATGATCGCAACGCTGCTGATGCATATGTACCTGTTCGCAGGCGAAAGACAGGGGAACACCGCCTTGCTGCCCGTGTTGTTCCTATACGGGATGGGTTGCGGAACGGTATTGCCGTCGATGCTCACCATGGCCATGAAGAGCATTCCGGCGGAGCTGTCGGGCGCGGCTTCGGGGACGTACAGCACCATCCAGCAGGTTGCCGTGGCGCTGGGGGTGAGCATTTGCGGCGGGGTTTTCTTCAGCCTGCTGCAGGCGGGGCATGGTTATACGCAGGCGTATCTGCCGGCCATGGGGCTCAATATCCTGCTGCTGTTGCTGACCGGTTGTTGTTTGTACCTGTTGCCGGACGGGGACGCCCAACCCGTGAATTCCTGGCATTGA
- a CDS encoding helix-turn-helix domain-containing protein, producing MKKDTNEENSAFAVNAASAQLLENNCSMTLAMQVIGGKWKLLLLNAIRKECPMRFGELRKKMIDITHATLTAQLRELEADGVIERKVYAVSPPKVEYKLTALGKQLIPVMQALCDWGDAYRQRDSGLAEGREQGAAE from the coding sequence ATGAAAAAAGATACTAATGAGGAAAATAGCGCCTTTGCGGTGAATGCCGCATCCGCGCAATTGCTCGAAAATAACTGTTCCATGACACTGGCCATGCAGGTGATCGGTGGAAAATGGAAATTACTGCTGCTGAACGCCATCCGGAAAGAGTGCCCCATGCGGTTCGGGGAATTGCGCAAAAAGATGATCGACATCACCCATGCCACGCTCACCGCACAATTGCGCGAACTGGAGGCCGACGGGGTCATTGAAAGGAAAGTATATGCCGTATCGCCCCCGAAAGTGGAATATAAACTGACGGCGCTGGGCAAACAGCTCATTCCCGTGATGCAGGCGCTGTGCGATTGGGGAGACGCTTACCGCCAGCGCGATAGCGGGTTAGCGGAGGGCAGGGAACAGGGAGCCGCCGAATAG
- a CDS encoding RNA polymerase sigma-70 factor, translated as MSAHADPWEELIPAFQQGDSSAFNAFFREHYKPLCYFAEQLTGNTAAAEDAVKDSFVKLWDGRAGFQHPKSIKSFLYTATRNACLNLLRHEKVKENFREEVKYLDASAADAPVLQEMIRTELMQSVYKEISLLPEKRRQVFNMVFLEGMSFEEIARELGISVFTVKEHKAKALAQLRLRFSDRQLVLFILFGGSLFPALR; from the coding sequence ATGTCAGCGCACGCGGACCCGTGGGAGGAGCTGATTCCCGCGTTCCAGCAAGGTGATTCTTCTGCTTTCAATGCCTTCTTCCGGGAGCATTACAAGCCGTTGTGCTATTTCGCGGAGCAACTGACGGGGAATACAGCGGCGGCGGAAGACGCGGTGAAAGACAGCTTCGTGAAACTGTGGGACGGGCGCGCAGGGTTCCAGCATCCCAAAAGCATCAAAAGTTTTTTATATACCGCCACCCGTAACGCCTGTCTGAATCTGTTACGGCATGAAAAGGTGAAGGAAAATTTCAGGGAAGAAGTAAAATACCTGGACGCCTCCGCGGCCGACGCGCCGGTTTTGCAGGAAATGATCCGCACCGAGCTGATGCAGTCTGTTTACAAAGAAATCTCGCTGCTACCCGAAAAACGCAGGCAGGTGTTCAATATGGTTTTCCTGGAAGGGATGAGTTTCGAAGAAATCGCCCGGGAACTGGGCATTTCGGTGTTTACGGTGAAAGAGCACAAGGCGAAAGCCCTCGCGCAATTGCGGCTCCGATTCAGCGACCGCCAACTGGTGCTGTTCATCCTATTCGGCGGCTCCCTGTTCCCTGCCCTCCGCTAA
- a CDS encoding zinc-dependent metalloprotease encodes MKRYVYISLATVLASCAVFKGGKKAKQKKAAATAAAAAKPVPPANKNGVKPYATVISKNLTVNKGLFTVIHSKEMDSVFFEIGDSILGRDILVINRLTGAPGSMNVHAGEELDNSAIYFEKGPNETIRMRVNMVYSHADSADQISRAVNSSNVNAVLASFPIKAYGKDSASYVIEMSRYLKEAGSIIHSLDRGQLTAALDAKTLKEHEIRSIRAYPLNVEIASSKNGTFKANPLEKNAAPITLETNTSFVLLPAKPMQRRHFDERVGYFTDWVMEYSDDQQKTKQRQFLNRWRLEPKPEDMEKYKRGELVEPANPIVLYIDPATPKQWRKYLILGVNDWQPAFEKAGFKNAIMAKEWPENDSMHMEDARYSFINYFPSPVANAYGPNTHDPRSGEIIQTHIGWYHNVMQLLRNWYMVQAAPNDPGGRKAKFDTELMGQLIRFVSSHEVGHTLGLRHNFGSSAMTPTDSLRSKTYLARHGHTASIMDYARFNYVAQPEDNIPRELLFPRIGEYDQWAIEWGYKYTGAATAAADEKIMGKLATERLAANPRLWFGDGETRKSDPRCQTEDLGDDVAKANALGIKNLKRVIAGLPQWTATDGGLNEELTEMYQTVKGQYGRYVGHVIRFIGTTQYTVRNDGDLRPAHEPVPREKQLAAIRFFEDELFNTPQWLMDPKVYNIAQEAAVKDFVSDLQEKALNSMFDVQRLNFMISNEDRFGSSKTLGIHEYIGRVRTAIWKPLTGGQMKADLYQRNMQRTYLGALMAVMQSPDPSASESEAAGIAMAEIMKVKGIVKTAMDRTTDPATKLHLEAMYRKIKQLEEKKS; translated from the coding sequence ATGAAACGCTACGTTTATATTTCCCTTGCCACCGTACTGGCTTCCTGCGCAGTATTCAAAGGCGGCAAAAAGGCAAAACAGAAGAAAGCCGCCGCCACCGCAGCGGCTGCGGCAAAGCCGGTTCCGCCGGCCAACAAGAACGGCGTCAAGCCCTATGCTACCGTCATCTCAAAAAACCTCACCGTCAATAAAGGCCTGTTCACCGTTATCCATTCGAAGGAAATGGACAGCGTTTTCTTCGAGATCGGAGACAGTATCCTGGGCCGAGACATCCTCGTGATCAACCGGCTCACCGGCGCGCCCGGAAGCATGAACGTGCATGCGGGCGAGGAGCTGGACAACAGCGCCATCTATTTCGAAAAAGGCCCGAACGAAACGATCCGTATGCGGGTGAACATGGTGTACAGCCACGCCGATTCTGCAGACCAGATCAGCCGCGCGGTAAACAGCTCGAACGTGAATGCCGTGCTGGCCTCTTTTCCCATCAAAGCCTATGGCAAGGATTCCGCCAGTTACGTGATCGAGATGAGCCGCTACCTCAAGGAAGCCGGCAGCATTATCCACAGCCTCGACCGTGGCCAGCTCACGGCCGCGCTCGATGCCAAGACCCTCAAGGAACATGAGATCCGCAGCATCCGCGCATACCCGCTGAACGTGGAGATCGCTTCCTCCAAAAACGGCACCTTTAAAGCCAATCCGCTCGAAAAGAACGCCGCGCCCATCACCCTCGAAACCAACACCTCTTTCGTGCTCCTGCCCGCAAAGCCCATGCAGCGCCGGCACTTCGACGAGCGCGTGGGCTACTTTACGGACTGGGTCATGGAATACAGCGACGACCAGCAGAAAACCAAACAGCGCCAGTTCCTCAACCGCTGGCGCCTGGAGCCCAAACCGGAAGACATGGAGAAGTACAAACGCGGCGAACTGGTGGAGCCCGCCAACCCGATCGTACTCTACATCGACCCCGCTACGCCGAAGCAATGGCGCAAATACCTCATCCTCGGTGTGAACGACTGGCAGCCGGCTTTCGAGAAAGCAGGTTTCAAGAACGCTATCATGGCGAAAGAATGGCCGGAAAATGATTCCATGCACATGGAAGACGCGCGATATTCTTTCATCAACTATTTCCCTTCGCCCGTTGCCAACGCATACGGCCCGAATACCCACGACCCCCGCAGCGGCGAGATCATCCAGACACACATCGGCTGGTACCATAACGTGATGCAGCTGCTCCGCAACTGGTACATGGTGCAGGCCGCGCCCAACGATCCCGGCGGCCGCAAAGCCAAATTCGACACCGAGCTCATGGGGCAGCTGATCCGCTTCGTGTCCAGCCACGAAGTTGGCCACACACTCGGCCTGCGCCACAATTTCGGGAGCAGCGCCATGACGCCTACAGACAGCCTCCGCAGCAAAACATACCTCGCCCGGCACGGCCATACCGCCAGTATCATGGACTACGCGCGCTTCAATTACGTGGCGCAGCCGGAAGACAATATCCCGCGCGAACTGCTTTTTCCCCGCATCGGCGAATACGACCAATGGGCCATTGAATGGGGATACAAATACACCGGCGCCGCCACTGCCGCAGCCGATGAAAAGATCATGGGCAAACTGGCCACGGAACGCCTGGCGGCCAATCCCCGCCTGTGGTTCGGCGATGGCGAGACCCGCAAAAGCGATCCCCGCTGCCAGACGGAAGACCTGGGCGACGATGTGGCTAAAGCCAATGCCCTCGGTATCAAAAACCTCAAGCGCGTTATCGCCGGCTTGCCACAGTGGACGGCCACAGATGGCGGGCTGAACGAAGAACTGACCGAGATGTACCAAACCGTGAAGGGCCAGTATGGCCGGTATGTGGGCCATGTGATCCGGTTTATCGGCACCACGCAGTACACCGTCCGCAACGACGGCGATCTGCGCCCCGCCCATGAGCCCGTTCCGCGCGAAAAGCAGCTGGCTGCCATCCGGTTTTTCGAAGACGAACTGTTCAACACCCCGCAGTGGCTCATGGACCCGAAAGTCTACAACATTGCGCAGGAAGCGGCCGTGAAGGATTTTGTGAGCGATTTGCAGGAAAAGGCATTGAATTCCATGTTCGACGTGCAGCGCCTCAATTTCATGATCAGCAACGAAGACCGTTTCGGCAGCAGCAAAACGCTGGGCATTCACGAATACATCGGCCGGGTCCGCACCGCCATCTGGAAACCGCTGACCGGCGGGCAGATGAAAGCAGACCTTTACCAGCGCAATATGCAGCGCACTTACCTTGGCGCGCTCATGGCGGTGATGCAATCGCCCGACCCGTCTGCCTCCGAATCCGAAGCCGCAGGCATCGCGATGGCGGAAATCATGAAGGTGAAAGGCATCGTCAAAACCGCGATGGACCGCACCACCGATCCCGCCACCAAACTGCATCTGGAAGCCATGTACCGCAAGATCAAACAGCTGGAAGAAAAGAAAAGCTAA